The following coding sequences lie in one Planctomycetia bacterium genomic window:
- a CDS encoding HD domain-containing protein, with protein MSQKTFLASLSELSPGQEADFFALLAAKEELTTRDQKPYFKVTFRDALRQVSFPIWADSPLAAECKEQWNAGDCYKLRALYRETTYGPQLEIRKIRPVTESDAAEGFDPLAFLPQSRHAPGPMFDELRGIAAEHIEEPELRQLVLDLLDGNQAELLKLPAATRNHHAFVGGWLEHVLGVTHNALWLAGRYQSMYPDLKPPLSKDLVVAGAILHDIGKLREIAWHSTGAEYTASGNLIGHMLQGRDIVLEAATGRKLPGDTLLRLEHIVISHQRLPEWGAPKQPMTPEALLVHYADDIDAKFQMMYAALRDDTGPGPMTSNRNTLYQKVYRGE; from the coding sequence ATGTCCCAGAAGACCTTTCTCGCCTCGCTCAGCGAACTATCGCCCGGGCAAGAGGCCGACTTTTTCGCCCTGCTCGCCGCCAAGGAAGAACTCACCACGCGGGATCAGAAGCCGTATTTCAAAGTCACCTTCCGCGATGCGCTGCGTCAGGTGTCGTTTCCGATCTGGGCCGACTCCCCGTTGGCGGCCGAGTGCAAGGAGCAGTGGAACGCCGGCGATTGCTATAAGTTGCGAGCGCTCTATCGCGAGACGACCTACGGCCCGCAATTGGAAATCCGCAAGATTCGGCCAGTGACCGAGTCGGATGCCGCCGAAGGGTTCGACCCGCTGGCCTTCCTGCCGCAATCGCGTCACGCGCCCGGCCCGATGTTCGACGAGCTGCGCGGCATCGCGGCGGAACACATCGAAGAGCCGGAGCTGCGCCAACTGGTGCTCGATCTGCTCGACGGCAACCAAGCGGAGTTGCTGAAACTGCCGGCGGCCACGCGAAATCACCATGCCTTTGTCGGCGGCTGGCTGGAGCATGTGCTTGGCGTAACTCATAACGCGCTCTGGCTCGCTGGGCGCTATCAGTCGATGTACCCCGACTTGAAACCGCCGCTCAGCAAGGACCTCGTCGTGGCCGGGGCGATCTTGCACGACATCGGCAAACTGCGCGAGATCGCCTGGCACTCCACGGGCGCGGAGTACACCGCTTCTGGCAACCTGATCGGCCACATGTTGCAAGGACGCGATATTGTCCTCGAAGCCGCCACCGGGCGCAAGTTGCCGGGCGATACGCTGCTCCGCCTGGAGCACATCGTCATCTCCCACCAGCGCTTGCCGGAATGGGGCGCGCCGAAACAACCGATGACGCCCGAGGCCCTACTCGTCCACTACGCCGACGATATCGACGCCAAGTTCCAAATGATGTACGCGGCCCTCCGCGACGATACGGGACCAGGGCCGATGACTTCGAATCGGAACACGCTGTATCAGAAGGTGTATCGGGGCGAATGA
- a CDS encoding Ppx/GppA phosphatase family protein, producing MELHQNLLSPELSHRLAAIDIGTNSMRLIIAEALRDGNYRILDEEKESTRLGAHLSSTGKLDPEAVKHSIGALRRMKQIAEGYQVRETRVIATCAVREATDGAAFRRQVKREVGLKVECISAQKEAHLAFASVARAFDLKGKEVAVADIGGGSTEIVLASGGLIEAIYTTPLGAVRLTELYGNPGGTWGDNYDKLVRGIDKLLKQHTEKPVFQPHLLIGSGGTFTTLAEMIMAQKKKVGLPIRGYEINRAEITHLVERLRKMPLKNRRTVPGLSADRVDIIVSGLAVIDRLMRHFKVNRLQVHDRGVRDGLLLSMLDAAVGKPEVNPHDREAAIERFATVCGTDLEHGKQVARLSGKIFSQLCEPFALDPEDRPFLEAAARLQDAGYLINYDQHHKHSYHLILNSRLAGFQPHELQLVANIARYHRGSTPKKKHKNFRQLSATDQERVCRLAAILRIAGGLDRSHSQQVQEVEVRTADGETSMTVVADPLPDADLWGAQRRADLFEEAFATRLTVEWRRPGHVERPVAEAAS from the coding sequence ATGGAACTGCATCAGAATCTGCTGTCGCCGGAACTCTCGCATCGGCTCGCCGCGATTGATATCGGCACCAACAGCATGCGGCTGATCATTGCCGAGGCCCTGCGCGACGGGAACTACCGGATCCTCGACGAAGAGAAGGAGTCGACCCGGCTCGGTGCTCATCTCAGCTCCACCGGCAAGCTCGATCCCGAGGCCGTGAAGCACTCGATCGGCGCCCTCCGGCGGATGAAGCAAATCGCCGAGGGCTACCAGGTCCGCGAAACCCGGGTGATCGCCACCTGCGCCGTGCGCGAAGCTACCGACGGCGCCGCGTTCCGCCGCCAGGTGAAACGCGAGGTCGGCCTCAAGGTGGAGTGTATCAGCGCTCAAAAGGAGGCCCACCTGGCCTTCGCGAGCGTCGCCCGGGCGTTCGACCTCAAAGGCAAAGAAGTCGCCGTGGCCGACATCGGCGGCGGCAGCACGGAAATTGTCTTGGCTTCCGGCGGGCTGATTGAAGCGATTTACACCACGCCCCTGGGCGCGGTGCGCCTGACCGAGCTATACGGCAATCCCGGTGGCACGTGGGGAGACAACTACGACAAGCTCGTGCGCGGCATCGACAAGCTGCTCAAGCAGCACACCGAAAAGCCGGTGTTTCAACCGCATTTGCTGATCGGCTCCGGCGGCACGTTTACGACGCTTGCCGAAATGATCATGGCCCAAAAGAAAAAGGTGGGCCTGCCGATCCGCGGCTACGAAATCAATCGCGCTGAAATCACGCACCTCGTGGAGCGCCTCCGCAAAATGCCGCTCAAGAACCGGCGCACCGTGCCGGGACTGAGCGCCGATCGCGTGGATATCATCGTCTCAGGGTTGGCCGTGATCGACCGGTTGATGCGTCATTTCAAAGTCAACCGACTGCAGGTTCATGACCGGGGCGTGCGCGACGGGCTGCTCTTGAGCATGCTGGACGCTGCCGTGGGGAAGCCCGAGGTAAACCCGCATGATCGCGAAGCGGCGATCGAGCGCTTTGCGACGGTCTGCGGCACCGACTTGGAACATGGCAAACAGGTGGCGCGGCTCTCCGGAAAGATATTCTCGCAACTCTGTGAGCCGTTTGCGTTGGACCCGGAGGACCGGCCGTTTCTGGAGGCCGCGGCGCGGTTGCAGGACGCGGGCTATCTCATCAACTACGATCAGCATCACAAGCACAGCTATCACCTGATTCTCAATAGTCGCCTGGCCGGCTTCCAGCCGCACGAGTTGCAACTCGTGGCCAACATCGCCCGGTATCACCGCGGGTCGACGCCGAAGAAAAAGCACAAGAACTTCCGCCAACTCAGCGCGACCGATCAGGAGCGCGTCTGTCGCCTGGCGGCGATCCTCCGCATCGCCGGCGGGCTCGACCGCAGCCACAGCCAGCAAGTCCAGGAGGTGGAAGTCCGCACTGCGGACGGCGAAACCTCGATGACGGTCGTCGCCGATCCACTGCCGGACGCCGACCTCTGGGGCGCGCAACGCCGGGCGGACCTGTTCGAGGAAGCGTTCGCTACCCGGCTCACCGTCGAATGGCGGCGTCCCGGCCACGTGGAACGACCGGTGGCCGAAGCGGCGAGTTGA
- the eno gene encoding phosphopyruvate hydratase has product MSSTIVDIRGRQIMDSRGNPTVEVDVRLADGSFGRAAVPSGASTGIHEAWELRDGDKSQFLGKGVTKAVANINEKLGEELIGMDALEQVVLDRAMIELDGTENKKNIGANAILGVSLAVAHAAAAYCQLPLFRYLGGAGAKLLPAPMMNIINGGAHADNAVDVQEFMVMPLGFDSFSDALRCGAEIFHNLKKVLQKKGLQTAVGDEGGFAPDFKSNVAALDAIVEAVDAAGYQLGSQVKIALDAAATEFYDAKTKKYKIDGKEIDSAGMVEVLASWSEKYPICSIEDGCSEDDWEGWKMLSKRLGSKVQLVGDDLFVTNTKRLQRGIDEGIANSILIKVNQIGTLTETIEAIQLAHRNGYTSISSHRSGETEDATIADLAVALSTGQIKTGSMSRTDRLAKYNQLLRIEETLGATAEYAGKLFKWS; this is encoded by the coding sequence ATGAGTTCCACGATTGTCGATATTCGCGGCCGCCAGATTATGGATAGTCGTGGCAACCCGACCGTTGAGGTCGATGTCCGGCTGGCCGACGGTTCGTTTGGTCGCGCGGCGGTCCCCAGCGGCGCCAGCACGGGCATCCATGAAGCCTGGGAACTGCGTGACGGCGACAAGAGCCAGTTTCTTGGCAAGGGCGTGACCAAGGCCGTCGCCAACATCAACGAGAAGCTGGGCGAAGAATTGATCGGCATGGACGCGCTGGAGCAGGTCGTCCTTGATCGCGCGATGATCGAGCTGGACGGGACGGAGAATAAGAAGAACATCGGCGCGAACGCCATCCTGGGCGTCTCGCTGGCCGTGGCGCATGCCGCGGCGGCGTATTGCCAATTGCCGCTGTTCCGGTACCTCGGCGGGGCGGGCGCGAAATTGCTGCCGGCGCCGATGATGAACATCATCAACGGCGGCGCCCACGCCGACAACGCCGTCGACGTGCAAGAATTCATGGTCATGCCCTTGGGCTTCGACTCGTTCAGCGACGCCCTGCGTTGCGGCGCGGAAATCTTCCACAACCTGAAGAAGGTGCTGCAGAAAAAAGGCCTGCAAACGGCCGTGGGCGATGAAGGCGGCTTCGCGCCGGACTTCAAGAGCAACGTCGCGGCGCTCGACGCGATCGTGGAAGCCGTCGACGCGGCCGGCTACCAACTTGGTTCGCAAGTGAAGATCGCCCTCGACGCCGCGGCGACCGAGTTCTACGACGCCAAGACGAAGAAATACAAGATCGACGGCAAGGAAATCGACAGCGCCGGCATGGTCGAAGTGCTGGCCTCGTGGTCCGAAAAGTACCCGATCTGCTCGATCGAGGACGGTTGCAGCGAGGACGATTGGGAAGGCTGGAAGATGCTCTCCAAGCGCCTCGGCTCGAAGGTGCAGTTGGTCGGCGACGACTTATTCGTCACCAACACCAAGCGGCTGCAGCGCGGCATCGACGAAGGGATCGCCAACAGCATTCTGATTAAGGTCAATCAGATCGGCACGCTGACCGAGACGATCGAGGCAATTCAACTTGCCCATCGCAACGGCTACACCAGCATTTCCAGCCACCGCAGCGGCGAAACCGAAGACGCCACGATCGCCGACCTGGCCGTGGCTCTCTCAACCGGCCAGATCAAGACCGGCTCCATGTCCCGCACGGACCGGCTGGCCAAGTACAACCAACTGTTGCGCATCGAGGAAACCCTCGGCGCGACGGCGGAATACGCCGGCAAGCTGTTCAAGTGGAGCTGA
- a CDS encoding PIG-L family deacetylase, giving the protein MTTPPRAFAIAAHPDDIEFVMAGTLMRLGAAGYELHYMNIANGCCGSMETDRETTARIRAVEARRAAESIGAVFHPSLVNDLEIFYDQKTLARLAAIVREVAPSIVLTHAPVDYMEDHTNVCRLAVSAAFVRGMPNFPTDPPTPHVANEVTVYHAQPHGNHDPLGNLVTPSLFVDITEVIERKAVMLACHVSQKAWLDTTQGLDSYLQTMKELSAEVGQMSGRFQYAEGWRRHLHLGFCSPDADPLRTAVAAHVV; this is encoded by the coding sequence ATGACTACCCCCCCTCGCGCTTTTGCCATTGCCGCGCATCCCGACGATATCGAATTCGTCATGGCCGGGACGCTCATGCGATTAGGCGCGGCCGGCTATGAACTGCACTACATGAACATCGCCAACGGGTGCTGCGGATCGATGGAGACGGATCGTGAGACCACGGCGCGGATTCGCGCTGTCGAAGCGCGGCGTGCCGCGGAGTCGATCGGCGCGGTGTTTCATCCGAGTTTGGTGAACGATCTGGAGATCTTTTACGACCAGAAAACACTGGCGCGGCTGGCGGCCATCGTGCGCGAGGTGGCGCCGTCGATCGTGCTGACGCACGCGCCAGTCGACTACATGGAAGATCACACCAATGTCTGCCGTCTGGCGGTATCAGCGGCGTTCGTGCGCGGGATGCCGAATTTCCCGACGGATCCGCCGACGCCGCACGTGGCGAACGAAGTGACGGTCTATCACGCGCAGCCACATGGCAACCACGATCCGCTCGGCAATCTGGTGACGCCGAGCTTGTTCGTCGATATCACCGAAGTGATCGAGCGCAAAGCGGTGATGCTCGCGTGTCACGTGAGCCAAAAAGCGTGGCTCGACACGACGCAGGGACTCGATTCGTATTTGCAGACGATGAAAGAACTCTCGGCGGAAGTCGGCCAAATGAGTGGGCGCTTCCAGTACGCCGAAGGCTGGCGCCGGCACTTGCACCTCGGCTTCTGCTCGCCGGACGCCGACCCACTACGTACGGCCGTCGCCGCGCATGTGGTTTAG
- a CDS encoding glycosyltransferase family 2 protein, which produces MDGWHTQLLAAPHQAAAIDQQLALTVLLPAYNEELAIESVLEEVVRALDGLESRYEILVVDDASTDRTAELAERFAADCWQCPVRVIRCPQNRGAGAARKVGVRAARGEVVVMLDADGTYPAATIPEMLKFFPAYDQVNGARTSEQGTMPWLRRPAKWVIRQLACYLTGVAIPDLNTGLKAFKREAMLPWLWVVPNGFSCVTTMTLAFLTNDHAVKYVPTAYRKRIGKSKFHPLKDTLAYLSTVLRIVLYFRPLKVFLPTSAVLMALGVAKSCWSFAATGSMQESDIVVLTAGFMTAMLGLLAEVIVAHHRR; this is translated from the coding sequence ATGGATGGTTGGCATACCCAGTTGCTGGCCGCGCCGCATCAAGCGGCCGCCATCGACCAGCAGCTCGCGCTGACGGTGCTGCTGCCGGCGTACAACGAAGAGTTGGCCATCGAATCGGTCCTGGAAGAAGTGGTTCGCGCACTCGACGGCTTGGAATCGCGGTACGAGATTCTTGTCGTCGATGACGCGTCGACGGACCGGACCGCGGAGTTGGCCGAGCGCTTCGCCGCTGATTGTTGGCAATGCCCGGTACGGGTAATTCGCTGCCCGCAGAATCGTGGCGCGGGTGCGGCCCGTAAAGTCGGCGTGCGCGCGGCGCGCGGAGAGGTGGTGGTGATGCTCGACGCCGATGGGACTTATCCGGCGGCGACAATTCCCGAAATGCTGAAATTTTTCCCGGCCTACGACCAGGTCAACGGCGCGCGGACGAGCGAACAGGGGACGATGCCTTGGTTGCGCCGCCCGGCGAAATGGGTGATTCGGCAACTCGCCTGTTATCTGACCGGAGTGGCGATTCCGGATTTGAACACCGGGCTCAAGGCCTTCAAACGCGAGGCGATGCTCCCTTGGCTCTGGGTCGTGCCGAACGGGTTCAGTTGCGTCACGACGATGACGCTGGCGTTCTTGACGAACGATCACGCCGTGAAGTACGTGCCGACCGCGTATCGAAAGCGGATCGGCAAGAGCAAGTTTCATCCCTTGAAGGATACGCTGGCGTATCTCAGCACGGTGCTGCGAATCGTCCTGTACTTCCGGCCGCTGAAAGTATTTCTGCCGACCTCCGCCGTGCTGATGGCGCTCGGCGTGGCAAAAAGCTGCTGGAGCTTCGCCGCGACGGGCTCGATGCAGGAATCGGACATCGTCGTCCTCACAGCGGGCTTTATGACCGCGATGTTGGGACTGCTGGCCGAGGTGATTGTGGCGCATCACAGGCGGTAG
- a CDS encoding YebC/PmpR family DNA-binding transcriptional regulator: MAGHSHWAGIKHKKALIDNKRGKLWSKLAKAIMVAARMGGPDPDANIRLRFAIDSAKAVSLPKENIQRAIKAGSGDSKADNLEETIYEGYGAAGVAVMCEIVTDNRNRTAGEIRKIFELGDGNLGSTGCVAWMFERKGLILVAANKCDEDQLMEVALEHGADDVQRTGDNFEITCDPSNFQQLAIAIEAAGITPDAKEISRIPTNTVDLDAETARKVLKMMEALDDHEDVQSVAANFNIPDEVMAGMDAG, encoded by the coding sequence ATGGCTGGGCATTCCCATTGGGCCGGGATCAAGCACAAGAAGGCCCTGATCGACAACAAGCGCGGCAAGCTATGGAGCAAGCTGGCCAAGGCGATCATGGTGGCGGCGCGGATGGGCGGACCCGACCCCGACGCGAATATCCGTCTGCGTTTCGCCATCGATTCGGCCAAGGCGGTGAGCCTGCCGAAGGAAAACATCCAGCGCGCGATCAAGGCCGGTTCCGGTGATTCCAAGGCGGACAACCTCGAAGAGACGATCTACGAAGGTTACGGCGCCGCGGGCGTGGCCGTGATGTGCGAGATCGTCACCGACAATCGCAACCGCACCGCCGGCGAGATTCGCAAAATCTTCGAATTAGGCGACGGCAATCTCGGCTCCACCGGCTGCGTGGCCTGGATGTTCGAGCGAAAAGGCTTGATCCTCGTCGCCGCAAATAAGTGCGACGAAGATCAATTGATGGAGGTAGCACTCGAACACGGTGCCGACGACGTCCAACGCACCGGGGACAACTTCGAGATCACCTGCGATCCGAGCAACTTCCAGCAACTCGCCATCGCCATCGAAGCGGCCGGCATCACGCCCGACGCCAAGGAAATCAGTCGCATTCCGACCAACACCGTTGATCTCGACGCGGAAACCGCCCGCAAGGTGCTGAAGATGATGGAGGCACTCGACGACCACGAGGACGTCCAGAGCGTGGCGGCGAACTTCAATATCCCGGACGAAGTGATGGCCGGGATGGACGCGGGCTAA
- a CDS encoding lysylphosphatidylglycerol synthase transmembrane domain-containing protein, with the protein MMMPSWCRSRWVKVVSALLLLAALYFAADWRSVGRVLTTLDPRYFAAALALFLPQTLLSAWRWRTLATSIAPIRYTEALRHTAIASAWNLIVPSKLGDLSKAALLPDLNAKQRAAAGGVVVAEKIADVAALCALILLGVAGEQLKGGVVLLGLAAMGGGLSERLTRTLYNVRLAPALMFKLGAASLLLWCFHLWQIELFMQAAGVAVPWQLAAARLPIAIFAGLLPVSFCGIGTRDAALVWLFADIAPASAMAAVGLLTALRYLAPGAVGIAVLAADSSRVPASAASSR; encoded by the coding sequence ATGATGATGCCCTCGTGGTGCCGCTCGCGCTGGGTCAAAGTAGTGTCCGCGTTGCTACTACTTGCAGCGCTCTATTTCGCAGCGGATTGGCGATCCGTCGGTCGCGTGTTGACCACGCTCGACCCGCGCTACTTCGCCGCGGCGCTCGCGCTGTTCCTTCCGCAGACGTTGCTGAGCGCCTGGCGTTGGCGGACTTTGGCCACGTCGATTGCGCCAATCCGCTACACCGAGGCGTTGCGCCACACGGCGATCGCCTCGGCCTGGAACTTGATTGTGCCGTCGAAACTCGGTGATCTTTCCAAGGCGGCGCTGTTGCCGGACTTGAATGCGAAGCAACGCGCCGCGGCCGGCGGTGTGGTCGTGGCGGAGAAAATCGCCGACGTTGCCGCGTTGTGCGCGCTGATCTTGCTGGGAGTCGCCGGCGAACAACTCAAGGGCGGCGTTGTGCTGCTGGGTCTTGCGGCGATGGGCGGAGGCCTTTCGGAGCGGCTGACCCGCACGCTGTACAATGTCCGACTCGCGCCAGCGTTGATGTTCAAACTGGGCGCGGCTTCGCTGCTGTTGTGGTGCTTTCATCTTTGGCAGATCGAACTATTTATGCAGGCGGCTGGCGTGGCGGTGCCGTGGCAACTCGCCGCGGCGCGATTGCCGATCGCCATCTTCGCCGGATTGCTGCCGGTGTCGTTTTGCGGGATCGGCACGCGTGACGCCGCGCTCGTCTGGCTCTTCGCCGACATTGCGCCGGCTTCGGCGATGGCAGCCGTGGGGCTACTGACGGCGCTGCGTTACTTGGCGCCCGGCGCGGTGGGCATCGCGGTCTTGGCGGCGGACTCATCGCGCGTGCCTGCTTCCGCGGCTTCGAGCCGGTAA